A window of Bombina bombina isolate aBomBom1 chromosome 5, aBomBom1.pri, whole genome shotgun sequence genomic DNA:
attataagaaaacttttttaaaaaacatatatacagcattaaaaattcaataaaaagagcctaatactacataagcagcattataagaaaactttttaacaaaacatatatacagcataaaaaaaggcaataaagagtgcataatactacataagcagcattataaaaatttttttaaaaaaaacacatatatactgaaaaaaaaaggcaataaagagtgactaatactacataagcagcattataagaaaccttttttaaaaaacatatatacagcaagtgcctaatactaataaacctttaaaaacatatatactgcataaaaaaagtgtctaaaaaaaagtgcataaaaaaaaataaagagtgtttaaaacaaagtaaagagtgacaaacacgcctaatgtctacaacaaaataaagagtgcctaatactacataataAGTAGCATTATAACAAacctttttaaacaaacatatatacagcataaaaaaggcaaaaaaaagagcctaatactacataagcagcattataacaaaccttttttagaaaacatatatactgcataaaaaaggaaataaagagtgcctaatactaataaaccttataaaacatatatactgcataaaaaggcaataaagagtgcctaatactaataaACCTTATAAAAcctatatactgcataaaaaaggaaataaagagtgcctaatactaataaaccttataaaacatatatactgcataaaaaaggaaataaagagtgcctaatactaataaaccttataaaacatatatactgcataaaaaaggaaataaagagtgcctaatactaataaaccttataaaacatatatactgcataaaaaaggaaataaagagtgcctaatactaataaaccttataaaacatatatactgcataaaaaaggaaataaagagtgcctaatactaataaaccttataaaacatatatactgcataaaaaaggaaataaagagtgcctaatactaataaaccttaaaaaacatatatactgcataaaaaaaagtgtctaaaaaaaaagtgcataaaacaaaataaagagtgtttcaaacaaagtaaagagtgacaaacacgcctaatgtctacaacaaaataaagagtgcctaagactgcatgaaCAAAAATTAAGACTGccaaaaacaaagtaaaaagtgtctaaaacaaagtaaagagtgcctaagactttaataaacaaaataaagattgtctaaaaaaaaagaaagtgtgcctaacactgcctaatacaaaataaagactatctaaaaaaataaagactgccgatataacaaaaaaataacaaataaagagagtgcctaaaaaaaaagggaaataaagagactgcctaaaacaaataaagagactgcataaacagcataaaaaaggcaataaagagtgcctaatactacataagcagcattataaaaatttatttaaaaaaaacacatatatactgcataaaaaaggcaataaagagtgcctaatactacataagcagcattataacaaaccttttttaaaaaacatatatacagcataaaaaaggcaatcaagagtgcctaataataataaaccttaaaaaacatatatactgcataaaaaaagtgtctaaaaaaaagtgcataaaacaaaataaagagtgtttcaaacaaagtaaagagtgacaAACACGCCTAATGTCTACAACAAAATAAAGATTGCCTAAGACTGCACAAATAAATACACCGTGATACATACAAAAATAAggtagagacaaaaaaaaaaatataaataaaaaaaataataaattataaagacACTacgagtgagagaaaaaaaagtgtgagaCAAACAGGCTGCAAAACATTAAgtacataaaaatttaaaaatagaagaatgCCTCCTAAGAGAATTTTAACACAGGAAGATGCAGAAAACGTTAAACACAGAAGAAAAGAAACTCAACGTATACGACGGACACATATGACTGAACAACAAAGGGTAACTCTACGTAACAAGGATTCTGCAAACAAACGGATTTGTAGGGCCAATACGACTGCTCAGGAAAAAGCTCTCAAACTGGACATTGAAAGATCACGTTCTGCTGCccgtagaaaaaaaaatacagatagtactaacatcactaacactaatcaATATAACACAAGTTATAACCATTCACTATTTAATGAAGACAATGTCCAGATGCACACATGTGGTCAACTTAATGTTTTTTGCAAATTTTGCATGGCGAAGCATTTTCAAGAGGAACAACCAAGCGATAAGCTTTTTAATAAATGCTGCAATAAAGGAAAAATAACATTACCTCATATACAAATTTCACCACTGATCCAACAACTAATGACTGGACATCACACACATTCAAAGAATTTTATGCAAAATATCCGTTCTATAAATAGTGCATTGGCATTTGCATCAATGGGAGCAAACATTGCACCACCTCCAAGATATGGCCCATACTGTTTTAGAATAAATGGACAAATTTATCACCGATCTGGTGCTTTGCATCCAGAAAATGATGATCAACGCAAATTTGCACAACTCTACATTTTGAGTCCTGAGGAAGCTGCGGACCAACGAGCTGCACTAAAAGAAAATTCAGGATGTCACATTGAACTTTTGAGGGAGTTAAGTTCATATATGTCTCAGTATAACCCTTTCGCAAAAGCATGTAAAATGCTCTATGAGGTAGAGCAAGAATGCATACATGAAGCATCTTTAAATGGAGTTCAAAATTCTAAAGTTTCAATGGTAATTCTGTAGGACAGAACATTAGATTACCGAAGATATAACGTACAAAGAGTTAATGAGGTTGCTGTTATTTTCCAAAATTctgatggtgaacctcctcttgaacGTGACCTTCTTATTCATTGCCGATCTacagatcaaacaaaaaaaactgaaagaatAAGTGTCTTAGATCCTAATCTTGAACCATTGCTGTATCCTTTGTTGTTTCCATATGGGGACCAAAGTTGGGGTTCCAACATTGCTCTTAACTACAGGCCAACATCAATTAGTGATGTACAAAGAAGAGTAACCACCAATCCAAGGATAAGAGTTAGCCAAATGAAATACTACTCTTACAGAATTTCAATTAGGGATCAATTCAATCCTTTCCTTAGTGCTGGCAAGTTGACGCAGCAGTACTTTGTTGATGCTTATGTCAAGACTGAGGCCAACAGACTCAACTATATCCGTCAAAATCAATCTAACCTTCGCATTGAAAAATATACAGGATTAATGGATTACATTCAAAGTGAGGCTGCTGCACAGGGCCTGATGCCTGGAAAAGCAGTTATTTTGCCATCATCTTTTCAGGGAAGTCCACGAAATATGGCCCAAAACTACCATGATGCTATGGCCATTGTTAGAAAATATGGAAAACCGGATTACTTCATCACCATGACCTGCAACCCTAAATGGCCTGAGATACTTGATAACCTATTAGAAGGTCAAGCAGTGGAGTTCAGACCAGATTTGGTAGCAAGAGTTTTCAATCTCAAATTAAATTCTCTTTTGAATGATATCTTGAACAAACATGTTCTTGGAAGTCCTTGCGCAAAAGTGCATGTAATAGAGTTTCAAAAAAGAGGATTACCACATgctcatatccttttaatattgaAAGCCGAAGACAAGCCAAATGATGCTGAAACCATTGACACTTTTATATCAGCTGAAATTCCTGATGAACATATTTATCCAAGACTACATGCTATTGTAATAAAGCATATGATACACGGTCCATGTGGAGAACATAATTTAAATTCTCCATGCATGGTTGATGGTAATTGCAACAAGAATTTTCCTAAAAATTTTCAAGAAGAAACTTTAATTAATGTTGATGGATATCCGCGATATCGGAGACGAAAAAATGAGACCACTGTAATTgtcaaagggaaaaaaattgacaaCTCATGGGTAGTTCCATATAGCCCATACTTCTGCttgaaatacaactgccatataaaTGTAGAGTTGTGTTTCTGTTAAAAGTGTTAAATATCTcttcaaatatgtatataaaggttACGATTGTGCAAATATTTCCATTAAGGAACATAATACACTACAGCATGATGAAATTCAAAATTTTTTGGACACAAGATATGTCAGTGTTCCTGAAGCTGTTTGGAGGTTGTATGGTTTTTTGATGCACcatcaaacacatacaataataagACTTCAAGTTCATCTTCCAGGCGAACAAGATGTATATTTCCATAATGAAAACGTACAATTAGCTGCAGaaaaggcacaagacagggatacCACTTTGACAGCATACTTTAAGTTGAATGTTGATAATCATGCTGCACGTGAATTTTTTTACTCTGACATTCCTCAACATTTTGTATTTGATGTAAAAACCCGTAAGTGGAATCCAAGACAAAGAGGAGCAGATACAACAATTGGCAGattgtataatgtaaatatttcatcagatttggagagattttgTTTGAGGTTACTGCTCTTGCACTTAAAAGGAGCAATATCCTTTAAGGACTTACGAACTGTTAATGGACAAGTTTGTCACACATTCAAAGAAGCTGCCCAAAAGCTTTCACTTTTATATGACGACGCTACATGGGATCTTACACTTAACGAATCAGCATCTgaacaaatgcctaaacaaatgagggaactgtttgcttatttgtgtatctTTGTTGTCCCACCTAATGTCCCACAACTCTTTGAAAAATACAAACATGATCTTTATGAAGATTATTCACGTCATGAAGACCACATCGATGATTGCAAAAGTTGCAAAAATTTTGCATTAACAGATATTCAAAATGTTCTCATATTGCATGGTAAACGTTGTGAAGATTTTGGACTACCCAATCCATCAAACTTCATTCCAGAAATGCAATTCAACTATGTTACACAGTTGGAAGCCCAAGTTGGAGCACAACTTCAAGAAGCATTAAACATCGAGCAAAAAGCTGCATTTGACAATGTAATGTCTGCAATTGATAATGAAAATTTACCACACAgatgtttttttattgatggacCTGGTGGAAGTGGCAagacttatttatataaaacattattgAGTACTTTACGTGGACGCACAGATGGAGTTCTTCCTGTTGCCTCTACAGGAATAGCAGCTAATCTCCTTGATGGTGGCAGAACTTACCATTCACAGTTTAAGCTTCCAATTCCATTACTGGAAACATCAACATCAAATATGAGAATGACTTCAAAAGATGCTGAGTTCATACGTAATGCCCAATTGCTTATTTGGGATGAGGCCTCAATGACACCCGGTATAGCTCTAAAATATGTAAATAAGCTCCTTCAGGAAATTATGCAGAACAAGAAGCCCTTTGGTGGAAAAGTTATACTCCTTGGTGGGGACTTCCGACAAACACTCCCAGTTCTTCCTCATTGCAATAGAACTGCTATTGTGGAAGCTACTATAAAGTTCTATGATCACTGGGATAAATTCAAAATTTTAAAATTGAAGAATAATGTGCGTTCAGTGGATCCAGAATTTAGCAATTGGCTACTAAAATTAGGACAGGGTTCATTAAATAATTCAGAGGGCCTTCCTGAGGATTTAGTTGAGATCCCTTCCAAATTAATATGCCATGATTGTATCATATCTGAAATTTTTGGAAAAAGACTTCTTCCATCTGATCTTCACAGTTTTTCAAAAAAGGCCATTTTGTGTACAAAAAATTGTCATGTTGATCAAATCAATGAGCATGTATTAAATATACTCGATGGTGATGAAAAAATATATCTAAGTTCAGATTCAATTGACGATCAGACAGATGAAGATGCACAAAACTATCCCATAGAGTTTCTAAACGAATTAGCTCCATCAGGAATGCCTCttcataagttaaaaataaaattgggaAGTATTATTATGTTGCTCAGAAATCTGAACACAAAAAGAGGTCTGTGCAATGGAACAAGATTGATAGTTAAAGATCTTAAGCCCAATCTATTAATTGCAGAAGTACTCACAGGAACAGCTCAAAAACAAATGGTGTTTATTCCAAGAATAGATTTAGCCCCTGCCAACACTGAACTACCATTCATTTTACGAAGGAGACAGTTTCCAATCAAACTTGCATTTGCAATGACCATCAACAAATCACAAGGTCAAACGTTAGACAAAGTTGGAATATTCCTTCCAGAACCAGTATTCAGTCATGGACAACTTTATGTTGCAATGTCTCGAGTTCGTACATCATCTGATGTCAAAATTAAGATACTTCAAAGTTCAAAGCAAGGAAAGATATTACCAAACAGtgataaaatttttacaaaaaacattgtttttaaagaaatatactttaaataaataaataagttgtgtatttttatttagttacaagtaattttgtattatttagagCAACAATATTCTTCATgtacattttaaactttattttattttaatttactataaataaaaatatgactttATGTCTACATTAATGTttatatcttatgtt
This region includes:
- the LOC128661718 gene encoding LOW QUALITY PROTEIN: uncharacterized protein LOC128661718 (The sequence of the model RefSeq protein was modified relative to this genomic sequence to represent the inferred CDS: inserted 2 bases in 1 codon), with the translated sequence MPPKRILTQEDAENVKHRRKETQRIRRTHMTEQQRVTLRNKDSANKRICRANTTAQEKALKLDIERSRSAARRKKNTDSTNITNTNQYNTSYNHSLFNEDNVQMHTCGQLNVFCKFCMAKHFQEEQPSDKLFNKCCNKGKITLPHIQISPLIQQLMTGHHTHSKNFMQNIRSINSALAFASMGANIAPPPRYGPYCFRINGQIYHRSGALHPENDDQRKFAQLYILSPEEAADQRAALKENSGCHIELLRELSSYMSQYNPFAKACKMLYEDRTLDYRRYNVQRVNEVAVIFQNSDGEPPLERDLLIHCRSTDQTKKTERISVLDPNLEPLLYPLLFPYGDQSWGSNIALNYRPTSISDVQRRVTTNPRIRVSQMKYYSYRISIRDQFNPFLSAGKLTQQYFVDAYVKTEANRLNYIRQNQSNLRIEKYTGLMDYIQSEAAAQGLMPGKAVILPSSFQGSPRNMAQNYHDAMAIVRKYGKPDYFITMTCNPKWPEILDNLLEGQAVEFRPDLVARVFNLKLNSLLNDILNKHVLGSPCAKVHVIEFQKRGLPHAHILLILKAEDKPNDAETIDTFISAEIPDEHIYPRLHAIVIKHMIHGPCGEHNLNSPCMVDGNCNKNFPKNFQEETLINVDGYPRYRRRKNETTVIVKGKKIDNSWVVPYSPYFCLKYNCHINVELCXSVKSVKYLFKYVYKGYDCANISIKEHNTLQHDEIQNFLDTRYVSVPEAVWRLYGFLMHHQTHTIIRLQVHLPGEQDVYFHNENVQLAAEKAQDRDTTLTAYFKLNVDNHAAREFFYSDIPQHFVFDVKTRKWNPRQRGADTTIGRLYNVNISSDLERFCLRLLLLHLKGAISFKDLRTVNGQVCHTFKEAAQKLSLLYDDATWDLTLNESASEQMPKQMRELFAYLCIFVVPPNVPQLFEKYKHDLYEDYSRHEDHIDDCKSCKNFALTDIQNVLILHGKRCEDFGLPNPSNFIPEMQFNYVTQLEAQVGAQLQEALNIEQKAAFDNVMSAIDNENLPHRCFFIDGPGGSGKTYLYKTLLSTLRGRTDGVLPVASTGIAANLLDGGRTYHSQFKLPIPLLETSTSNMRMTSKDAEFIRNAQLLIWDEASMTPGIALKYVNKLLQEIMQNKKPFGGKVILLGGDFRQTLPVLPHCNRTAIVEATIKFYDHWDKFKILKLKNNVRSVDPEFSNWLLKLGQGSLNNSEGLPEDLVEIPSKLICHDCIISEIFGKRLLPSDLHSFSKKAILCTKNCHVDQINEHVLNILDGDEKIYLSSDSIDDQTDEDAQNYPIEFLNELAPSGMPLHKLKIKLGSIIMLLRNLNTKRGLCNGTRLIVKDLKPNLLIAEVLTGTAQKQMVFIPRIDLAPANTELPFILRRRQFPIKLAFAMTINKSQGQTLDKVGIFLPEPVFSHGQLYVAMSRVRTSSDVKIKILQSSKQGKILPNRLEEDI